From Brassica oleracea var. oleracea cultivar TO1000 chromosome C3, BOL, whole genome shotgun sequence, a single genomic window includes:
- the LOC106329281 gene encoding B3 domain-containing transcription factor NGA1-like, with product MMTNLSLAREGEGEEEEEEEEEEAEAKKPTEEVEREHMFDKVVTPSDVGKLNRLVIPKQHAERYFPLDSSSNEKGLLLNFEDLTGKLWRFRYSYWNSSQSYVMTKGWSRFVKDKKLDAGDIVSFLRCVGDTERDSRLFIDWRRRPKVPDYPTSTSHFPAGAMFPRFYSFPTATTSTSYNLYNHQQPRHHHSGYCYPQIPREFGYGYVVRSVDQRAVVADPLVIESVPVMMHGGARMNQAAVGTAGKRLRLFGVDMECGESGVTNSTEEESSSSGGSLPRGGASPSSSMFQLRLGNSSEDDHLFKKGKSSLPFNLDQ from the coding sequence ATGATGACAAATTTGTCTCTTGCAAGAGAAGGAGAAGGAGAAGAAGAAGAAGAAGAAGAAGAAGAAGAGGCAGAAGCAAAGAAGCCCACAGAAGAAGTGGAGAGAGAGCACATGTTCGACAAAGTGGTGACTCCAAGTGACGTCGGGAAACTAAACCGACTTGTGATTCCAAAGCAACACGCGGAGAGATACTTCCCTTTAGATTCATCCTCAAACGAGAAGGGTTTGCTTCTAAACTTCGAAGATCTTACAGGAAAGTTATGGAGGTTCCGTTACTCTTACTGGAACAGTAGTCAGAGCTATGTCATGACTAAAGGTTGGAGCCGTTTCGTTAAAGACAAGAAGCTAGACGCTGGAGATATTGTCTCTTTCCTGAGATGTGTCGGAGACACAGAAAGGGACAGCCGCTTGTTTATCGATTGGAGGAGACGACCTAAAGTCCCTGACTACCCGACATCGACTTCTCACTTTCCTGCCGGAGCTATGTTCCCTAGGTTTTACAGTTTTCCGACAGCAACTACTTCCACAAGTTACAATCTCTATAATCATCAGCAGCCACGTCATCATCACAGTGGTTACTGTTATCCTCAAATACCGAGAGAATTTGGATATGGGTATGTCGTTAGGTCAGTAGATCAGAGGGCGGTGGTGGCTGATCCGTTAGTGATCGAATCTGTGCCGGTGATGATGCACGGAGGAGCTCGAATGAACCAGGCGGCTGTTGGAACGGCCGGGAAGAGGCTGAGGCTTTTTGGAGTCGATATGGAATGTGGCGAGAGTGGAGTAACAAACAGTACGGAGGAAGAATCTTCATCTTCCGGTGGGAGTTTGCCACGTGGCGGTGCTTCTCCGTCTTCCTCTATGTTTCAGCTGAGGCTTGGAAACAGCAGTGAAGATGATCACTTATTTAAGAAAGGAAAGTCTTCATTGCCTTTTAATTTGGATCAATAA
- the LOC106329980 gene encoding uncharacterized protein LOC106329980, giving the protein MCFCGEGVIELISKSDRNPYRRYYRSLHAAQRRLVNDNHVFKWVDEAFKDEIQQLDNQVHVLEEELQPLKTTMRIEGPNNGRIVGPLSISLSSHITNRDLRIRVMDPWEEKMNKKEKKEKKKMNEHFDKLGYVTDAHYGIPIRFPCGERFIDEVSLKPKYPTYFDTFPGIRYFPFKNFENDSLHFRQPWVFGVHEEVQRLRKRMNKMADEIEEIKELMSRRP; this is encoded by the exons ATGTGTTTCTGCGGCGAGGGTGTCATCGAGCTCATCTCCAAATCCGATCGAAACCCTTACCGCCGATATTATCGAAGTCTCCATGCGGCTCAAAGGAGG CTTGTGAACGACAATCATGTCTTCAAATGGGTCGATGAGGCATTCAAGGATGAGATACAACAGTTGGACAACCAAGTTCATGTGCTAGAAGAAGAACTTCAACCTCTCAAAACGACCATGAGAATTGAAGGACCCAATAATGGAAGGATAGTT GGTCCTCTCTCCATCTCGCTCTCCTCTCACATCACAAACCGAGATCTAAGAATTCGCGTCATGGATCCATGGGAGGAGAAAATGAACAAGAAGGAGAAGAAGGAGAAGAAGAAGATGAATGAACACTTCGACAAGCTTGGGTACGTAACCGATGCCCACTACGGGATTCCAATTCGTTTCCCATGTGGGGAACGATTCATCGACGAGGTCTCTCTAAAACCAAAGTATCCAACATATTTTGATACTTTTCCTGGTATTAGATACTTCCCTTTCAAGAACTTCGAG AACGATAGCCTCCATTTTCGTCAACCATGGGTTTTCGGTGTCCATGAAGAGGTTCAGCGGTTAAGGAAGCGTATGAATAAGATGGCTGATGAGATTGAAGAGATTAAGGAGCTTATGTCCCGTCGTCCATGA
- the LOC106331913 gene encoding uncharacterized protein LOC106331913 has product MASDQSMMINSSSILDEEYDDTDDGFHYQTRQSSLSRLSICTSSFHDDDEDNHTSELGNFISELSLESLDDVGAEADGEISDDGDDSDSDKEPPGFYTLPSIMTRRRRKVNVSTGLEKDNVDGSKCTSVKQRRVSREKSYRGHCFNGVERESDGDGSRNRYGGGGEGELTVLTKVKGGKKSMKMGFEEVKACRDLGFDLEAPSRVSVSARSNRETQTSSGGNSPIANWRISSPGDDPKEVKARLKMWAQAVALASASR; this is encoded by the exons ATGGCGTCTGACCAGAGCATGATGATCAACTCTTCTTCAATTCTTGACGAAGAGTATGACGATACAGATGATGGGTTTCACTACCAGACAAGGCAAAGCAGTTTGTCTAGGTTATCTATCTGCACGAGCTCCTTCCATGACGACGACGAAGATAACCATACCTCGGAACTGGGTAACTTCATCTCAGAGCTGTCGCTGGAGAGCCTCGACGACGTCGGAGCCGAGGCAGACGGAGAAATCTCGGATGACGGTGACGACTCGGATTCCGATAAGGAACCTCCCGGCTTCTATACTCTCCCATCGATCATGACTCGCCGGAGAAGAAAAGTCAATGTTTCCACTGGCTTAGAAAAAGATAACGTCGATGGCAGTAAGTGTACTTCAGTTAAGCAAAGAAGGGTGTCACGAGAAAAGAGTTATAGAGGTCACTGTTTTAACGGTGTGGAGAGAGAGAGCGACGGAGACGGAAGCCGAAACCGTTACGGTGGAGGAGGGGAAGGAGAGTTAACGGTGTTAACGAAGGTGAAAGGAGGAAAGAAGTCGATGAAGATGGGTTTTGAGGAAGTGAAGGCTTGTAGAGATCTTGGGTTCGACTTGGAAGCGCCTAGTCGGGTCTCAGTATCCGCCCGGTCAAACCGGGAGACTCAGACTAGTAGTGGCGGCAACTCTCCTATTGCCAACTGGCGTATATCTAGTCCTG GAGATGATCCGAAGGAGGTAAAGGCGAGACTGAAGATGTGGGCACAAGCAGTTGCTTTAGCTTCTGCTTCACGTTAA
- the LOC106334273 gene encoding pectinesterase 5, with product MIGKVVVSVASVLLLVGVAIGVVVIINKNGNTPLSPQMKAVQGICQGTSDKASCVKTLEPVKSDDPNKLIKAFMLATQDALTKSSNFTGKTEGELGSSISPNNKAVLEYCKKVFLYALEDLGTILEEMGEDLNQIGSKIDQLKQWLTGVYNYQTDCLDDIQEDDLRKTIGEGIASSKILTGNAIDIFHTVVSAMAKLNVKVDDFKNMTSGVFSPSDKGAAPVNKETPPVVDTPVADPDGPSRRLLEDIDETGLPTWVSGADRKLMANAGRGRRRGGGGARIRANFVVAKDGSGQFNSVQQAVNACPDKNPGRCIIYIKAGIYREQVIIPKKKNNIFLFGDGARKTVITYNRSVGLSSGTTTSLSGTVQVESEGFIAKYIGFKNTAGPNGHQAVAIRVNGDRAVLFNCRFDGFQDTLYVNNGRQFYRNCVISGTVDFIFGKSATVIQNSLIVVRKGNKGQYNTVTADGNEKGLAMKIGIVLQHCRIVPDRKLAAERLTVESYLGRPWKQYSTTVIMNTEIGDLIRPEGWRVWDGENFHKSCRYVEYNNRGPGANTNRRVNWAKIASTAGEVNQFTVANWLSPVNWIQQANVPVTLGF from the exons ATGATTGGAAAAGTTGTTGTCTCGGTGGCCTCTGTTCTCCTATTGGTCGGAGTAGCCATAGGAGTCGTTGTCATCATTAATAAAAATGGTAACACTCCCTTGTCTCCTCAGATGAAAGCCGTTCAAGGTATTTGCCAAGGTACTTCCGACAAAGCCTCATGTGTCAAAACTCTTGAGCCGGTCAAGAGCGATGACCCAAACAAGCTGATCAAGGCCTTCATGCTTGCTACACAAGATGCACTAACCAAATCATCAAACTTCACGGGTAAAACCGAAGGAGAATTGGGTTCGAGCATCTCGCCAAACAATAAAGCCGTTCTTGAATACTGCAAGAAAGTTTTCCTGTACGCGCTTGAGGATCTCGGTACCATTCTTGAGGAAATGGGTGAAGATCTTAACCAGATCGGTAGCAAAATTGACCAGCTTAAACAATGGTTAACCGGTGTCTACAATTACCAAACCGATTGTCTTGACGATATTCAGGAAGATGATTTGAGAAAGACTATTGGAGAAGGCATTGCAAGCTCCAAGATTCTCACTGGCAATGCTATCGATATCTTCCATACCGTCGTCAGCGCGATGGCCAAGCTTAACGTCAAGGTCGATGATTTCAAGAACATGACAAGCGGAGTCTTTTCTCCTTCCGACAAAGGAGCAGCTCCCGTCAACAAAGAAACTCCTCCTGTCGTTGATACTCCCGTGGCTGACCCAGATGGTCCTTCTCGTCGTCTCCTTGAAGACATTGACGAGACCGGACTCCCAACATGGGTTTCAGGTGCAGACAGGAAGCTCATGGCAAATGCTGGACGTGGCCGAAGACGCGGCGGTGGTGGTGCTAGAATCAGAGCTAACTTTGTTGTGGCCAAGGATGGAAGCGGACAGTTTAACTCGGTCCAACAAGCTGTTAACGCTTGTCCCGATAAAAACCCTGGCCGATGCATCATCTACATTAAGGCCGGTATCTACAGAGAGCAAGTTATCATCCCTAAGAAGAAAAACAACATCTTCCTGTTCGGAGATGGTGCAAGAAAGACCGTTATCACTTACAACAGAAGTGTTGGTCTCAGTTCTGGAACCACCACTTCTCTTAGTGGCACAGTCC AGGTCGAATCTGAAGGATTCATCGCGAAATATATCGGATTCAAGAACACAGCCGGTCCAAATGGGCACCAAGCCGTGGCCATCCGAGTCAATGGAGACCGCGCTGTCCTCTTCAACTGTAGATTCGACGGATTCCAAGACACTCTATACGTCAACAACGGTCGTCAATTCTACAGAAACTGTGTCATCTCAGGAACAGTCGATTTCATCTTCGGAAAATCAGCAACCGTTATCCAAAACTCACTCATCGTCGTCCGTAAAGGAAACAAGGGACAATACAACACCGTCACAGCCGATGGAAACGAAAAGGGATTAGCCATGAAAATCGGTATCGTCCTCCAACACTGCCGCATCGTTCCGGACAGGAAACTAGCGGCAGAGAGGTTGACCGTAGAGTCATACTTGGGAAGGCCATGGAAGCAATACTCTACCACTGTGATCATGAACACTGAGATCGGTGATTTGATTAGACCAGAAGGTTGGAGAGTGTGGGATGGTGAAAATTTCCACAAGTCATGTAGGTACGTTGAATACAACAACCGTGGACCAGGAGCTAACACGAATAGGAGAGTTAACTGGGCTAAGATCGCTAGTACTGCAGGTGAAGTTAATCAGTTCACTGTGGCTAACTGGTTAAGTCCCGTTAACTGGATTCAACAAGCTAACGTTCCTGTCACGCTTGGATTTTAA